From Lagenorhynchus albirostris chromosome 15, mLagAlb1.1, whole genome shotgun sequence, one genomic window encodes:
- the TMC5 gene encoding transmembrane channel-like protein 5 isoform X4, with the protein MLSGDQVNEIIIEVENVPSGVQSHPSSSQIVPEQTLANSSFSLVSSISDIDVTDSQIFSNWNDKKGKQFLRFSTPVNESFSQTLHSSDSMGLDTPCTSHENIQGQKLIASLIPMTFRDRIKAIRNQPRTMEEKRNLRKMVDKEKSKQPRRILEFNGCAQCLNSISLAYRRSKNSLLELFNSISLWQKTLKVIGGKFGTSVLSYFNFLRWLLKFNIFLFIVTFSFIIIPQLTMAEKNHLQFTGLEFLTGAGYFRDTVMYYGFYTSTENQHGSSGTSYNMQLAYIFTVGACLVVCFFSLLFSMARYFRNNFINPHIYSRGIAKLIFCWDFTVTHKSAVKLKQKNLSTEIRENLSEIRQENVKLTLNQQLIRFSAHLAAWVVSTGVTIACCVAVYYLTEKNTEFLANHKNPGAVLLLPFVVSCINLVMPRFYSVFRLVERYEMPRHEVYSLLIRNILLKLSIVGILCYYWINTVALAGEECWETLIGQEIYRLLLMDFVFSLTDSLLGEFLRRIIGLRLITSLGRQEFDIARNVLELIYSQTLVWIGIFFCPLLPFIQMMTLFIMFYVKNISLMMNFQPLSKAWRASQMMTVFIFLLFFPSFTGALCTLAITIWRLTPSADCGPFRGLPFFIESIYRWIDTLSQSRSYLWVVWIYQNLVGSVHFFFILTLIVLIITYLYWQITEGRKIMIRLLQEQIINEGKDKMFLIEKLIKLQDMEKTASPTLFTPERRDVEQSGPLRVREHDAARDLRFRRSVQEDNPKA; encoded by the exons ATGCTGTCTGGTGACCAAGTGAATGAAATCATCATTGAGGTTGAGAATGTCCCATCTGGGGTCCAAAGCCATCCATCTTCAAGTCAGATTGTTCCAGAACAGACGCTGGCAAACTCAAGCTTTAGTTTGGTCTCCTCCATTTCTGACATTGATGTGACAGACTCTCAGATTTTCAGCAACTGGAATGACAAAAAGGGCAAGCAGTTCTTACGGTTTTCAACACCTGTGAATGAATCGTTTTCCCAGACCCTTCATAGCTCAGACAGCATGGGCTTAGACACCCCTTGTACTTCACATGAGAACATCCAAG gacAAAAGTTAATCGCATCTCTGATACCCATGACATTTAGAGACAGAATTAAAGCCATCAGGAATCAACCAAGGAccatggaagagaaaaggaaccTTAG GAAAATGGTTGACAAAGAGAAAAGTAAGCAGCCCCGTCGTATCCTGGAGTTCAACGGCTGTGCTCAGTGTCTGAATTCCATTTCATTG GCATACCGGAGATCCAAGAACAGTCTGTTGGAACTGTTCAATTCCATCAGCCTGTGGCAGAAGACGCTCAAGGTCATCGGAGGCAAGTTCGGCACCAGCGTCCTCTCCTATTTCAACTTTCTGCGGTGGCTTTTGAAATTCAACATTTTCTTGTTCATTGTGACCTTCAGCTTCATCATAATCCCTCAGTTAACCATGGCCGAGAAGAACCACCTCCAATTCACTGGACTGGAATTTTTAACTGGGGCT GGTTATTTTAGGGACACAGTGATGTACTATGGCTTTTACACCAGTACTGAAAACCAGCATGGGAGTAGTGGGACCTCCTACAACATGCAGTTGGCCTACATCTTCACAGTCGGAGCATGCTTGGTTGTCTGCTTTTTCAGTTTGCTCTTCAG CATGGCCAGGTATTTCCGGAACAACTTCATTAACCCACACATTTACTCCAGAGGGATTGCTAAACTCATCTTTTGCTGGGATTTCACTGTCACTCATAAGAGCGCTGTGAAGCTGAAACAGAAGAATCTAAGCACTGAGATAAGG GAGAACCTGTCAGAAATCCGTCAGGAGAATGTCAAGTTAACACTCAATCAGCAGTTGATTCGCTTCTCTGCCCACCTGGCAGCCTGGGTTGTCTCTACTGGAGTGACCATTGCCTGCTGCGTAGCCGTTTATTACCTGACTGAGAAGAACACAGAG TTCCTGGCGAACCACAAGAACCCCGGGGCGGTACTGTTACTGCCTTTCGTTGTGTCCTGCATCAACCTGGTCATGCCTCGCTTCTACTCCGTGTTCAGGCTGGTGGAGCGCTATGAGATGCCAAGGCACGAAGTCTACAGCCTCCTGATCCG AAACATCCTTCTGAAATTATCAATCGTTGGAATTCTTTGTTACTATTGGATCAACACTGTGGCCCTGGCTGGTGAAGAG TGTTGGGAAACCCTCATTGGCCAAGAAATCTACCGGCTCCTTCTCATGGATTTTGTGTTCTCTTTAACTGATTCCCTCCTGGGGGAGTTCCTGAGGAG AATCATTGGACTACGGCTTATCACGAGTCTTGGCCGACAGGAGTTTGACATTGCCAGGAATGTCCTAGAACTGATCTACTCACAGACTCTGGTGTG GATTGGAATCTTCTTCTGCCCTCTGCTGCCCTTTATCCAAATGATGACTCTTTTCATCATGTTTTATGTCAAAAAT ATCAGCCTGATGATGAATTTCCAGCCTCTGAGCAAAGCCTGGCGGGCCTCACAGATGATGACTGTCTTCAtctttttgctgtttttcccGTCCTTCACTGGGGCCCTGTGCACCCTGGCCATCACCATCTGGAG ATTGACACCTTCAGCTGACTGTGGCCCGTTTCGAGGTCTGCCCTTCTTCATTGAGTCCATCTACAGGTGGATTGACACCCTGAGTCAAAGTCGCAGCTACCTGTGGGTCGTTTGGATCTACCAGAACCTTGTCGGCAGCGTGcacttcttcttcatcctcaCCCTCATTGTATT aaTCATCACTTACCTTTACTGGCAGATCACAGAGGGAAGGAAGATTATGATCAGACTGCTCCAAGAACAGATCATTAAC GAGGGCAAAGACAAAATGTTCCTGATAGAAAAGTTGATCAAGCTGCAGGATATGGAGAAGACAGCAAGCCCCACCTTGTTCACGCCAGAAAGGAGAGACGTGGAG caATCTGGTCCTCTGCGTGTCAGAGAGCATGATGCTGCTCGAG ACCTGCGATTTAGGCGATCAGTTCAAGAAGATAATCCAAAGGCCTGA